A single Cyprinus carpio isolate SPL01 chromosome A6, ASM1834038v1, whole genome shotgun sequence DNA region contains:
- the LOC109069176 gene encoding keratin, type I cytoskeletal 18-like: MSFYAPQASHVSFTRSMPVHRAASTYGGAGGQGTRISSASSMSLRSAPRSGGISSSTAFKVSSAGMGAGSAGSLRASTASTGHVLGNEKGQMQNLNDRLATYLETVRRLEQENSKLEMQIREALEKGGPETRDYSKYNAILDDLRREVFDVTSDNARLVLQIDNARLAADDFRVKFENEMAIRQSVEGDIAGLKKVIDDTNMGRMNVEGEIESLKDELAFLKKNHENEVGELRNQISLSGVQVDVDAPKGQDLSQVMEEIRGNYEKIALKNAEELKMWHESQLSEVQGQVAQNTEALQGAQMEINDLRRQIQTLEIELASQQNLKASLEDTLRNTELRSNTEVERYNGLTLQLEAELSQLRSNITEQGQEYEALLNIKMKLEAEINTYKKLLDGGDFKLQDAIDDQE, from the exons ATGAGTTTCTATGCACCTCAGGCCTCTCATGTCTCCTTCACCCGATCTATGCCGGTACACCGTGCCGCTAGTACGTATGGCGGGGCAGGTGGACAGGGCACCAGGATCTCATCTGCCTCTTCCATGTCTCTCCGTTCTGCTCCTAGAAGTGGAGGCATTTCTTCTTCCACAGCTTTCAAGGTGAGCTCAGCCGGCATGGGTGCTGGTTCAGCGGGGTCCCTCAGGGCGAGCACTGCCTCCACAGGGCACGTCCTAGGCAACGAGAAAGGCCAGATGCAGAATCTGAATGACCGTTTGGCCACATACCTAGAAACGGTGCGCCGGCTGGAGCAGGAGAACAGCAAACTGGAGATGCAGATCAGAGAGGCCCTGGAGAAAGGTGGACCAGAAACACGCGACTACAGCAAGTACAACGCAATCCTGGATGACCTGAGGAGGGAG GTGTTTGATGTCACTTCGGACAATGCTCGTCTTGTTCTGCAGATTGACAATGCTCGTCTGGCAGCAGATGACTTCAGAGTCAA GTTTGAGAATGAGATGGCTATCAGGCAGTCCGTGGAAGGAGATATTGCAGGTCTGAAGAAGGTCATTGATGACACCAACATGGGTCGCATGAATGTGGAGGGTGAAATTGAGTCCTTGAAAGATGAGCTTGCTTTCCTCAAGAAAAACCATGAAAAT GAAGTTGGGGAGCTGCGAAACCAGATCTCCCTGTCAGGTGTTCAGGTGGATGTTGATGCACCAAAGGGGCAGGATCTATCTCAAGTGATGGAAGAGATTAGGGGTAACTATGAAAAGATAGCTCTCAAAAACGCAGAGGAACTCAAAATGTGGCACGAATCCCAG CTATCAGAAGTCCAAGGGCAGGTGGCTCAGAACACAGAGGCATTACAAGGTGCACAGATGGAAATTAATGACCTACGGCGACAGATTCAAACATTAGAAATAGAGCTTGCATCCCAACAAAACTTG AAAGCGTCGCTTGAGGATACGCTGCGGAACACAGAGCTACGTTCAAACACAGAGGTGGAGAGGTACAACGGCCTCACGCTGCAGCTTGAAGCTGAGTTGTCACAGCTGAGGTCAAATATCACAGAGCAGGGTCAGGAATATGAAGCCCTGCTTAATATTAAGATGAAACTGGAAGCAGAGATCAACACTTACAAGAAACTTCTAGATGGGGGAGACTTCAA GCTCCAGGATGCAATAGATGACCAAGAGTGA
- the LOC109069159 gene encoding fidgetin-like protein 2 — protein sequence MMQWSSEWAEQRYDVSSTTSSPVHPKPLPLPQPSRPAFSGYTDDISALSASSLLKRYAERYSFNSSLPEHGSFLRSEQHQEPWPGGYSADGPPGLDPLKGSGSDLSEQQYSSGPTSQDYPSSYSTQHLLPKPSYLPSPAFALPSAYLPPAPGYAYSQQCGLSASYPHSTPSLLPSGLHTPTPLHSSLTAAELPRNRKFSFDQSKTARVSPYTIRDKNDQQNSDSGGNVNEICGTDLQSYRPDRLSTQSDLEADSVGKTSHLRPLETRSYGGPGQYTYP from the coding sequence ATGATGCAGTGGTCTTCAGAGTGGGCGGAGCAACGATATGACGTCTCTTCTACCACATCATCTCCAGTACACCCTAAGCCCCTCCCATTGCCACAGCCCAGTCGTCCTGCGTTCTCAGGCTACACTGACGACATCAGTGCCCTCAGTGCCTCTAGCTTGCTAAAACGCTATGCCGAGAGGTATTCCTTCAACTCGTCCTTACCAGAACATGGGAGTTTCCTGAGAAGTGAGCAGCACCAGGAGCCATGGCCTGGGGGGTACAGCGCAGACGGGCCTCCTGGTTTAGACCCATTGAAGGGGAGCGGAAGTGATCTTTCAGAACAGCAGTACAGTAGTGGTCCCACATCTCAGGATTACCCTTCATCCTACAGCACCCAACACCTGCTGCCTAAACCATCCTATCTTCCGTCGCCAGCATTTGCCTTGCCGTCTGCATACCTGCCACCCGCACCAGGCTACGCTTATTCCCAGCAATGCGGTCTGAGTGCTAGTTACCCTCACAGCACCCCTTCTCTGCTGCCCTCGGGTCTACACACTCCCACACCTCTCCACAGCAGCCTCACTGCTGCTGAACTCCCACGTAACAGGAAGTTCAGCTTCGACCAGTCCAAAACTGCCAGAGTCTCACCATACACAATTAGGGACAAGAATGATCAGCAGAACAGCGACAGTGGTGGAAATGTCAACGAAATTTGTGGGACGGACCTCCAAAGCTACAGACCCGATAGACTTTCCACTCAGTCTGATCTTGAGGCAGATTCTGTGGGTAAAACCAGTCACCTACGGCCTCTTGAGACACGGTCTTATGGAGGTCCGGGACAGTACACATATCCCTGA